The Candidatus Palauibacter australiensis genome has a window encoding:
- a CDS encoding YifB family Mg chelatase-like AAA ATPase — protein sequence MGKWMGSASVMSAAVTGIDVRPVSVEVSLIQGTPMMQIVGLAQSAVREGRERIRAAAAQLGLHVPGMRITVNLAPADLPKAGAALDLPIMLGILCAKGDIPQDALDGTLAVGELGLDGSLRSIRGALPIALFAAANPPVARLLLPAANLREASAAEGIAVGGSESLTHILAALNGEARLRGPAVLLSPSAPPLGDGAPDDDGFDLSAVKGQPVAKRALEIAAAGGHNLLLSGCPGSGKTSLARCLPGLLPVLDVREAVDVTVIHSVAGLVADGSGLKRARPFRAPHHSISEAGLIGGGSRPRPGEASLAHHGVLFLDELPEFGRRTLEALRQPIEEGQVRIVRAAGSACFPAEFTLVAAMNPCPCGFLGVPGRCRCLEETVRRYRRRVSGPLLDRIDMLVDVPAVRWEELAEAAPGETSAVVRDRVSRARARAARRHVTINARIPPVRLEEACRVGRSGRSLLRRAVTHLGLTARGYHRALRVARTIADLEGRNRVSDDHVAEAIRFRGPN from the coding sequence ATGGGGAAGTGGATGGGGTCGGCCTCGGTGATGTCGGCGGCGGTAACGGGAATCGACGTGCGGCCGGTGAGCGTCGAGGTGTCGCTGATCCAGGGGACGCCGATGATGCAGATCGTCGGTCTCGCGCAGAGCGCGGTGCGCGAGGGCCGCGAGCGAATCCGGGCCGCCGCGGCGCAACTGGGCCTTCACGTTCCCGGGATGCGCATCACGGTGAATCTCGCGCCGGCGGACCTTCCCAAGGCCGGGGCCGCGCTGGACCTGCCGATCATGCTCGGGATCCTGTGCGCGAAGGGCGACATCCCTCAGGACGCCCTCGACGGGACGCTGGCCGTGGGAGAACTCGGGCTCGACGGTTCCCTGCGCTCCATCCGCGGCGCTCTTCCGATCGCACTGTTTGCGGCCGCAAACCCGCCGGTCGCGCGCCTCCTTCTGCCGGCCGCGAACCTGCGCGAAGCGTCGGCGGCGGAGGGAATCGCCGTCGGTGGCTCGGAGTCGCTGACCCATATCCTCGCCGCCCTTAACGGCGAGGCCCGCCTGCGCGGCCCCGCGGTGCTCCTGTCCCCCTCAGCTCCGCCGTTGGGCGACGGCGCGCCGGACGACGACGGATTCGACCTGTCCGCCGTGAAGGGGCAGCCGGTCGCCAAGCGGGCGCTGGAGATCGCCGCCGCCGGAGGGCACAACCTGCTCCTCTCAGGTTGTCCCGGCTCCGGAAAGACGAGCCTCGCGCGCTGCCTCCCGGGGCTCCTCCCCGTCCTCGACGTCAGGGAGGCGGTGGATGTGACCGTGATCCACAGCGTCGCCGGTCTCGTGGCCGATGGTTCGGGACTCAAGCGCGCCCGACCCTTCCGGGCGCCGCACCATTCCATCAGCGAGGCCGGGCTCATCGGCGGCGGGAGCCGTCCGCGGCCGGGCGAGGCATCGCTCGCGCATCACGGCGTGCTCTTCCTCGACGAACTCCCGGAGTTCGGGCGCCGCACGCTGGAGGCGCTGCGCCAGCCGATCGAGGAGGGGCAGGTGCGGATCGTCCGCGCGGCCGGGTCGGCCTGTTTTCCCGCCGAGTTCACGCTCGTGGCCGCGATGAACCCCTGTCCGTGCGGCTTCCTGGGCGTACCGGGCCGCTGCCGATGCCTCGAGGAAACCGTGCGGCGCTACCGCCGCCGGGTCAGCGGGCCGCTCCTCGACCGGATCGACATGCTCGTCGATGTCCCGGCCGTACGCTGGGAGGAACTCGCGGAGGCGGCGCCCGGCGAGACGAGCGCAGTCGTGCGGGACCGGGTGTCGAGGGCCCGCGCCCGCGCCGCCCGCCGGCATGTAACCATCAACGCGCGGATCCCGCCCGTCCGTCTCGAGGAGGCTTGCCGGGTCGGGCGCAGCGGCCGCTCGCTCCTGAGGAGGGCCGTAACCCATCTCGGCCTCACGGCCCGCGGCTACCACCGCGCGCTCCGCGTCGCCCGCACCATCGCGGATCTGGAGGGACGGAACCGCGTATCCGACGACCACGTCGCCGAAGCGATTCGTTTCCGCGGCCCGAACTAG
- a CDS encoding aminodeoxychorismate/anthranilate synthase component II has product MILLIDNYDSFAFNLARYLEELGETVRVRRNDDVDPGTLRDEGYSHIVISPGPCTPAEAGASVEVIRTAGAETPILGVCLGHQCIAAATGGRVFRAARPMHGRLSAIRHEGRGLFAGLPSPLEVTRYHSLVVDPGDPGAGLRVTARTDEGEVMALEHASWPLWGVQFHPEAVLTAGGRRLLGNFLALGRGDVPASEPVEAGRCPELPAGALP; this is encoded by the coding sequence ATGATCCTCCTCATCGACAACTACGATTCGTTCGCCTTCAACCTCGCGCGGTATCTGGAGGAACTTGGGGAGACGGTGCGGGTGCGGCGCAACGATGACGTCGATCCGGGAACGCTGAGGGACGAAGGTTACTCTCACATCGTCATCTCGCCCGGTCCCTGCACGCCCGCCGAAGCCGGGGCGTCCGTCGAGGTGATCCGGACCGCGGGCGCGGAGACCCCGATCCTGGGCGTCTGTCTGGGACACCAATGTATCGCCGCGGCGACCGGCGGACGCGTCTTCCGGGCCGCCCGTCCGATGCACGGCCGCCTGTCGGCGATCCGGCACGAGGGGCGCGGGCTGTTCGCGGGCCTCCCCTCTCCGCTCGAGGTCACCCGCTACCATTCGCTGGTTGTGGATCCCGGCGACCCGGGGGCCGGCCTCCGGGTCACCGCCCGCACGGACGAGGGCGAAGTCATGGCCCTCGAACACGCGTCGTGGCCCCTGTGGGGCGTGCAGTTCCATCCGGAAGCCGTGCTCACGGCCGGCGGACGCCGCCTGCTCGGGAACTTCCTCGCGCTCGGAAGGGGGGACGTCCCCGCCTCCGAGCCCGTGGAAGCCGGCCGCTGCCCGGAACTCCCGGCCGGGGCGCTGCCCTAG
- the thpR gene encoding RNA 2',3'-cyclic phosphodiesterase, whose amino-acid sequence MAGAGYVSPDVRSRLFAAVLLPATVRADLTRATGALRALEGVRPVRAEQLHLTLRFIGEVDAGLETPLAREIAAATAERRGFSIRLRRAGVFPSHRRARVLWVGVEETPALAALQRSVEEAVVRVGVAPEPRPFRPHVTVGRIRRPPPPVGLAGAIARVRFEATVDVRRVSLMRSELLPRGARHTEVAACRLAGGADDARRVRQ is encoded by the coding sequence ATGGCAGGCGCAGGATATGTCTCCCCCGACGTCCGGTCGAGGCTCTTCGCGGCCGTCCTCCTCCCCGCCACGGTCCGTGCGGACCTCACGCGCGCGACCGGGGCCCTGCGGGCGCTGGAGGGCGTGCGGCCGGTGCGCGCGGAGCAACTGCACCTCACGTTGCGCTTCATCGGGGAGGTTGACGCCGGCCTCGAGACGCCGCTCGCACGGGAGATCGCCGCCGCCACCGCCGAGCGGCGGGGCTTCTCGATCCGGCTGCGCCGCGCCGGCGTTTTTCCCTCCCACCGGCGTGCGCGCGTCCTCTGGGTCGGCGTCGAGGAGACGCCCGCCCTCGCCGCGCTGCAACGCTCCGTGGAGGAGGCGGTGGTCCGCGTCGGCGTGGCCCCCGAACCGCGTCCCTTCCGCCCGCACGTGACGGTGGGACGAATCCGCCGCCCCCCGCCGCCCGTAGGTTTGGCGGGCGCCATCGCGCGTGTCCGCTTCGAGGCCACGGTGGATGTTCGGCGCGTGTCACTGATGCGGAGCGAACTTCTCCCCCGCGGCGCACGGCACACGGAGGTCGCTGCCTGCCGGCTGGCGGGCGGCGCCGATGACGCGCGCCGCGTACGGCAATAG